The proteins below are encoded in one region of Methylobacillus flagellatus KT:
- the speG gene encoding spermidine N1-acetyltransferase, which yields MADRINLRPLERNDLHFVHKLNNNDTIMRYWFEEPYEAYDELVALYDRHIHDQNERRFIIELDNGELAGLVELVEINYIHRRAEFQIIIAPDYQGRGLAKSATRIAVGYAFRVLNLHKVYLVVDKENQAAIHVYEACGFEVEGRLKEEFFSNGSYRDVLRMRLLQDDYLRHVGPAPVDASVLREWQDQ from the coding sequence ATGGCTGACCGCATCAATTTGCGCCCATTGGAACGCAACGATCTGCATTTCGTACACAAGCTCAACAATAACGATACCATCATGCGTTACTGGTTCGAGGAACCTTACGAAGCTTATGACGAGCTGGTTGCCCTGTATGACAGGCACATCCACGACCAGAATGAGCGGCGCTTCATTATCGAGCTGGATAACGGCGAGCTGGCCGGGCTGGTCGAGTTGGTGGAGATCAATTACATTCACCGGCGTGCCGAATTCCAGATCATCATTGCCCCGGATTACCAGGGGCGCGGCCTGGCCAAGTCGGCGACGCGCATTGCCGTGGGGTATGCCTTTCGTGTGCTCAACCTGCACAAGGTATATCTGGTCGTGGACAAGGAAAACCAGGCGGCGATCCATGTGTATGAGGCTTGTGGTTTCGAGGTAGAGGGACGCTTGAAGGAGGAGTTCTTTTCCAACGGTTCCTACCGGGATGTCTTGCGTATGCGCTTGTTACAGGACGACTACCTGCGCCATGTCGGTCCGGCGCCGGTGGACGCCTCTGTGTTGAGGGAATGGCAGGACCAGTGA
- a CDS encoding DUF2474 family protein — translation MATTEQEKARPHWLRRLLWLVLIWAASVTVMLAAALLMRLFMQAIGLHS, via the coding sequence ATGGCTACCACTGAACAAGAGAAAGCGCGCCCACACTGGCTCCGGAGACTACTCTGGCTGGTCTTGATCTGGGCCGCCAGCGTCACGGTCATGCTGGCGGCAGCCCTCCTCATGCGACTTTTCATGCAGGCCATCGGCTTGCATTCCTGA